Proteins from a single region of Pseudodesulfovibrio portus:
- a CDS encoding tetratricopeptide repeat protein, whose product MKKIAFAGLLLAVLALAGCAKVVGPYYLESEKYEEGIEVLGDQLRENPGDASSAYYVGRYYLALNKPEDGLPYLEKAVALDPENADYVFWTGVAHWAMLDFERERAAYKKALSLDPEHISANLYLGHGYLDQGEWTRALEQYDTVIRLDKYNPEALYNRSVALSGLKRTQEEIAGWKKFLEFYPAGTLGMEAAARLNLHGDFTYRNFIIGKRNITLKSMTFKPGSSDPDAQSKETLHVISALLETNKDLTLNVVSYVDGDAARAKAYAKSIRDYVLAGHPGIGAQRLPLSWFGTAETVEAGDRTFSLDKSVNFITGVR is encoded by the coding sequence GTGAAGAAAATTGCTTTTGCCGGTCTTTTGCTGGCCGTGTTGGCCCTGGCCGGTTGCGCCAAGGTCGTCGGACCGTACTATCTCGAAAGCGAGAAGTACGAGGAAGGAATCGAAGTATTGGGCGATCAGCTCAGGGAGAACCCCGGGGATGCCTCCTCGGCCTACTACGTAGGGAGATACTACCTGGCCCTGAACAAGCCCGAGGACGGCCTGCCCTATCTGGAAAAGGCCGTGGCCCTGGACCCTGAAAACGCGGATTACGTGTTCTGGACCGGGGTGGCCCACTGGGCGATGCTGGATTTCGAGCGGGAGCGGGCGGCCTACAAGAAGGCGTTGAGCCTGGACCCGGAACATATTTCGGCCAACCTCTATCTGGGACACGGGTACCTGGATCAGGGAGAATGGACCCGGGCGCTCGAGCAGTACGACACGGTCATCAGGCTGGATAAATACAATCCCGAGGCGCTCTACAACAGGAGCGTCGCTTTAAGCGGACTGAAAAGAACACAAGAGGAGATTGCGGGCTGGAAGAAGTTTCTGGAGTTTTACCCCGCCGGGACCCTCGGCATGGAGGCTGCGGCGCGACTCAATCTGCACGGAGACTTCACCTATCGCAATTTCATAATCGGAAAACGGAACATCACGCTGAAGAGCATGACGTTCAAACCGGGATCGAGCGATCCGGATGCCCAAAGCAAGGAAACCCTGCACGTGATCAGCGCCCTGCTTGAAACCAACAAGGACCTGACACTGAACGTTGTTTCCTACGTGGACGGCGATGCCGCCCGGGCCAAGGCCTACGCGAAGAGCATTCGCGACTACGTTTTGGCCGGACATCCGGGGATCGGTGCCCAAAGGCTGCCTCTGAGTTGGTTCGGGACCGCCGAGACGGTCGAGGCCGGGGACAGGACGTTCTCCCTCGACAAGTCGGTGAACTTCATTACCGGAGTCCGGTAA
- the rplU gene encoding 50S ribosomal protein L21 yields MFAIIETGGKQYRVEEGLEFNVDLIKADAGKSLSIDSVLLVDQDGDTKIGEPYVKGAKVDCEVLGHTRGEKVVVFHKLSKKDARKTQGHRQDYTQLKVKSIKA; encoded by the coding sequence ATGTTTGCTATTATCGAGACCGGCGGAAAACAGTACCGCGTTGAAGAAGGTCTTGAATTCAATGTAGATCTGATCAAGGCCGATGCAGGCAAAAGCCTGAGCATCGATTCCGTTCTCCTGGTTGACCAGGACGGCGACACCAAGATCGGCGAGCCCTACGTCAAGGGTGCCAAGGTTGATTGCGAAGTCCTGGGCCACACTCGTGGCGAAAAGGTCGTGGTCTTCCACAAGCTGTCCAAGAAGGACGCCCGCAAGACCCAGGGTCACCGCCAGGATTATACCCAACTGAAAGTCAAGTCCATCAAGGCCTAG
- a CDS encoding RNA polymerase sigma factor has translation MKEEREADIVRKVLLGDVQAFGLLVREYQRPVYNLMIRMVGDEDKAADLAQDAFTRAYDKLESFKPGRRFFPWLYSVSLNIARDWLRADGRDRLVFVEDASVMARQEDTPDEQDTLHARLDGAKAFDIVLTLDPKYREALILRYRYDFTMQEIARTLETSVSGAKMRISRGLDMVRQKFDGGVI, from the coding sequence ATGAAAGAGGAACGCGAAGCGGATATCGTACGCAAGGTGCTTCTGGGCGATGTCCAGGCGTTCGGCCTGTTGGTGCGCGAGTACCAACGGCCCGTGTACAATCTCATGATTCGCATGGTGGGCGACGAAGACAAGGCAGCCGACCTCGCCCAGGATGCGTTCACGAGGGCGTACGATAAGCTCGAATCCTTCAAGCCGGGGAGGCGGTTTTTCCCCTGGCTGTATTCGGTTTCCTTGAACATCGCCCGCGACTGGCTTCGTGCCGACGGCCGGGACAGGCTCGTCTTCGTGGAAGACGCGTCGGTGATGGCCAGGCAGGAGGACACGCCGGACGAACAGGACACGCTTCATGCCCGGTTGGACGGGGCCAAGGCGTTTGACATCGTCCTGACGCTGGACCCGAAATACCGGGAAGCGCTGATACTCCGGTACCGGTACGATTTCACCATGCAGGAAATCGCCCGGACGCTGGAGACATCGGTGAGCGGCGCGAAAATGCGCATCAGCCGGGGGCTGGACATGGTCCGGCAGAAATTCGACGGGGGAGTCATATGA
- the obgE gene encoding GTPase ObgE, translated as MKFVDEATIKVISGNGGNGCASLRRAANLPKGGPDGGDGGKGGDVIFRGSSRLMSLYDFRLKRKYAAKNGQAGMGRDRYGRAAEDLIVDLPVGTLVFGITENEDGSTSEELIADLTGDGTEIVVCQGGKGGRGNLHFKSSVNRTPRYAEPGFPGEEKHIRLELKILADVGLLGLPSAGKSTFIAQVSAARPKIAAYPFTTLVPNLGVIENEHFQRLVIADIPGLIEGAHEGRGLGIQFLKHVERTRFLVHILAAEDVNRDNPVDGYAMLNQELTEYNEEMAEKPQIKVINKIDTLTEEDLADLKAKVAASGETVFFISALTGEGVDALLAEMWKQLEVMNQAEAAEQTD; from the coding sequence ATGAAATTCGTGGATGAAGCGACCATCAAGGTCATCTCCGGCAACGGCGGCAACGGCTGTGCGAGCCTCAGGCGCGCGGCCAACCTGCCCAAGGGCGGCCCGGACGGCGGCGACGGCGGCAAGGGCGGCGACGTCATCTTCCGTGGTTCCTCGCGGCTGATGTCCCTGTACGACTTCCGCCTCAAGCGCAAGTACGCAGCCAAAAACGGTCAGGCCGGAATGGGCCGTGACCGGTACGGCAGGGCCGCCGAGGACCTGATCGTCGATCTGCCCGTGGGCACGCTCGTCTTCGGGATCACCGAGAACGAAGACGGCTCGACCAGCGAGGAACTCATCGCGGACCTGACCGGCGACGGAACCGAAATCGTCGTCTGCCAGGGCGGCAAGGGCGGCCGGGGCAACCTGCATTTCAAGTCGTCCGTCAACCGCACCCCCCGCTATGCCGAGCCCGGTTTCCCCGGTGAAGAGAAGCATATCCGCCTGGAGCTGAAGATCCTGGCCGACGTGGGACTGCTCGGCCTGCCCTCGGCGGGCAAGTCCACCTTCATTGCCCAGGTGTCCGCAGCCCGGCCCAAGATCGCGGCCTACCCCTTCACCACCCTGGTGCCCAACCTCGGGGTCATCGAGAACGAACATTTCCAGCGGCTGGTCATAGCCGACATCCCCGGCCTCATCGAAGGAGCCCACGAGGGGCGCGGCCTGGGCATCCAGTTCCTCAAGCACGTGGAACGCACCCGCTTCCTGGTCCACATCCTGGCCGCCGAGGACGTCAACCGCGACAACCCCGTGGACGGCTACGCCATGCTCAACCAGGAACTGACCGAGTACAACGAGGAAATGGCCGAGAAGCCCCAGATCAAGGTCATCAACAAGATCGACACCCTGACCGAAGAGGACCTGGCGGACTTGAAGGCCAAGGTGGCCGCCTCCGGCGAAACCGTGTTCTTCATTTCCGCCCTCACCGGCGAAGGCGTGGATGCCCTGCTGGCCGAAATGTGGAAGCAGTTGGAAGTCATGAACCAGGCCGAAGCCGCCGAGCAGACCGACTAG
- a CDS encoding flavodoxin family protein, which translates to MDEAVIFACSHRRDGNTDHAARLMAEGVNVAGGHAEIIYLRNHKVLPCLACGYCCEAVDRRGRERCVLGAKDEAFELFAKLFSARTVLFASPIYFYHLPSLFKTWIDRSQQFWTARQTGEPWVADLPRRTAHAVLAAGRPEGARLFEGAALTLKYFLHNFNMTLAEPLLLRGIDDRTDLADRSELEERIVELGKTAWASA; encoded by the coding sequence GTGGACGAAGCAGTGATTTTCGCCTGCAGCCACAGAAGAGACGGCAACACGGACCACGCGGCCCGGCTGATGGCCGAGGGGGTGAATGTTGCGGGCGGCCATGCCGAGATCATCTACCTCCGCAACCACAAGGTCCTGCCCTGCCTGGCCTGCGGGTACTGCTGCGAAGCCGTCGACCGCCGGGGGCGCGAGCGGTGCGTGCTCGGCGCAAAGGACGAGGCCTTCGAGCTGTTCGCGAAACTGTTCTCGGCCCGGACCGTCCTGTTCGCCTCGCCCATCTACTTCTACCACCTGCCCTCCCTGTTCAAGACCTGGATCGACCGCAGCCAGCAATTCTGGACGGCCCGACAGACCGGCGAACCGTGGGTGGCGGACCTGCCCCGGCGCACGGCCCATGCGGTGCTGGCGGCCGGGCGGCCCGAGGGGGCCAGGCTCTTCGAAGGCGCCGCCCTGACCCTCAAGTATTTCCTGCACAACTTCAACATGACCCTGGCCGAACCGCTCCTGCTGCGGGGCATTGACGACCGAACCGATCTGGCCGACCGTTCCGAACTGGAAGAACGGATCGTGGAACTCGGCAAGACGGCATGGGCATCGGCCTGA
- the rpmA gene encoding 50S ribosomal protein L27, with translation MAHKKAGGSSRNGRDSAGQRRGVKRFGGQEVAAGNILVRQLGTKFHPGEGVGMGKDYTLFALVDGVVQFEKYTRKKVVKTRVNVLPAEA, from the coding sequence ATGGCTCATAAGAAAGCTGGTGGTAGTTCCAGGAACGGTCGCGACAGCGCCGGACAAAGGCGTGGCGTGAAGCGTTTCGGCGGCCAGGAAGTGGCTGCCGGCAACATCCTCGTGCGTCAGCTCGGCACCAAATTTCATCCCGGCGAAGGCGTCGGCATGGGCAAGGACTACACCCTGTTCGCCCTGGTGGACGGCGTTGTCCAGTTCGAGAAGTACACACGCAAGAAGGTCGTCAAGACCCGCGTGAACGTACTTCCCGCCGAGGCCTAG
- a CDS encoding helix-turn-helix transcriptional regulator yields the protein MSKKVGGEKRQRYMQPSLLMALREGPNYGYPLISAISEYGFLSGDAPPGMVYRHLRQMDEEGLVTSSWDNEGDGPAKRVYSITPEGEEVLEMWIQHMEQQRDRLDAFIAFYRRG from the coding sequence ATGTCGAAGAAAGTCGGCGGCGAGAAGCGTCAACGGTATATGCAGCCTTCCCTTTTGATGGCCCTGCGCGAGGGGCCGAACTACGGATACCCTTTGATCAGCGCCATCAGCGAGTACGGGTTCTTGAGCGGGGACGCGCCTCCGGGCATGGTCTACCGCCATCTGCGGCAGATGGACGAGGAGGGACTGGTGACCTCGAGTTGGGACAATGAGGGCGACGGCCCGGCAAAGCGGGTCTATTCCATCACCCCGGAGGGCGAGGAAGTGCTGGAGATGTGGATTCAGCACATGGAGCAGCAGCGGGACAGGCTCGACGCCTTTATTGCGTTCTACCGGAGAGGGTAG
- a CDS encoding glycogen-binding domain-containing protein, whose protein sequence is MTDEQKKIYTEDVIIQSIRTSPGTDVPEGFAERVMQGLEPRRPSVWKRLRLWLIRPQVMTFRPMTVIPAVTLAMALIALAVINNDTPAPDRTAAMTSVRFVLHDAGQQARNVSVIGSFNKWRAERSVMWYDPEARAWVLEAKLPPGDHEYLFLVNGRELVPDPQAPMTRDDGFGNRNSILFVNGDDEQAL, encoded by the coding sequence ATGACCGACGAACAGAAAAAGATCTACACGGAAGACGTGATCATCCAGTCCATCCGGACCTCGCCCGGCACAGACGTGCCCGAAGGGTTCGCCGAGCGGGTCATGCAGGGGCTCGAGCCCCGCCGCCCGTCGGTCTGGAAGCGGCTCAGGCTGTGGCTGATCCGGCCGCAGGTCATGACCTTCAGGCCCATGACCGTCATACCGGCGGTGACCTTGGCCATGGCCCTCATCGCCCTGGCCGTGATCAATAACGACACCCCTGCGCCGGACCGGACGGCCGCCATGACCTCGGTCCGGTTCGTCCTGCACGACGCCGGGCAGCAGGCCAGAAACGTGTCCGTCATCGGCTCGTTCAACAAATGGCGGGCGGAGCGGTCCGTCATGTGGTATGATCCGGAGGCGCGCGCCTGGGTGCTCGAAGCCAAGCTGCCGCCGGGCGACCACGAATATCTCTTCCTGGTGAACGGCCGGGAGCTGGTGCCCGATCCCCAGGCTCCCATGACCCGCGACGACGGTTTCGGCAACAGGAACTCCATCTTGTTCGTGAACGGTGACGATGAACAGGCCCTGTAG
- a CDS encoding helix-turn-helix domain-containing protein: MKITLNKIIFGLMIAALVAVLAAPAAFAQEDPAPGDAVGDTGDTGDAGDTGDTGDTGETEDAPEFSNPAQAAKAEAIAEAAAAAAAGAVQEAEAAVTEAQEAVTEAQEALDAATTEEETAAAQTALDSALSDLQDAEDAAAAAAANAASVDVSDVAAMREEGMGWGEIAKELGVHPSTVGLGHKNQNRERAKVASMGVGMEKAAVASAAGKATGRNLKSGVSSTPGAQAGNGKGIGLNKASKSAKSGSKESKSSNSNAGGKSGNAKGKGSSNAGGNGKGNGNGKS, from the coding sequence ATGAAAATCACATTGAACAAGATTATATTCGGGCTGATGATAGCGGCTCTCGTGGCCGTTCTCGCCGCACCTGCGGCCTTTGCCCAGGAAGACCCCGCACCGGGGGACGCGGTGGGCGACACCGGCGACACCGGTGATGCAGGGGATACCGGCGACACGGGCGACACCGGCGAGACCGAAGACGCCCCCGAGTTCAGCAATCCGGCACAGGCCGCCAAGGCCGAAGCCATAGCCGAAGCAGCGGCAGCCGCCGCTGCCGGAGCGGTGCAGGAAGCCGAGGCGGCCGTGACCGAGGCCCAGGAGGCCGTGACCGAGGCTCAGGAGGCCCTGGACGCAGCCACCACTGAAGAGGAAACGGCGGCGGCGCAGACTGCTCTGGACAGCGCCTTGTCCGATCTTCAGGATGCCGAGGATGCCGCTGCCGCCGCTGCGGCTAACGCCGCGTCCGTGGACGTGTCCGATGTCGCGGCCATGCGTGAGGAAGGCATGGGTTGGGGCGAGATCGCCAAGGAACTGGGCGTGCACCCGAGCACCGTGGGCCTGGGGCACAAAAATCAGAATCGTGAACGGGCCAAGGTCGCCAGCATGGGCGTGGGCATGGAAAAGGCCGCCGTCGCTTCGGCGGCAGGCAAGGCCACGGGCCGGAACCTCAAGTCCGGCGTCTCCTCCACGCCGGGCGCGCAAGCCGGCAACGGCAAGGGGATCGGTCTGAACAAGGCGTCCAAGAGCGCCAAGTCCGGCTCCAAGGAGTCCAAGTCGAGCAACTCCAATGCGGGCGGCAAGAGCGGCAATGCCAAGGGCAAGGGTAGCAGCAATGCCGGCGGCAACGGCAAGGGCAACGGCAACGGAAAGAGCTGA
- a CDS encoding nitroreductase family protein — MQYDDNPVFQAIYTRRSIRKYTDEPVTRDELTAILDAGRWAPSGLNNQPWRFLVITRDDERHEKLAECTKYAHIVRGSQACIAVLLEKEAMYSEMKDHQGAGACIQNMLLAAHALGIGSVWIGQIVNDQAASLGALSLSENQYELQAVIALGRPAQKGGSSRKELAELMLETF, encoded by the coding sequence ATGCAATACGATGACAACCCGGTTTTCCAGGCCATCTATACCCGCAGGTCCATTCGCAAGTACACGGACGAGCCCGTCACCCGGGACGAGCTGACCGCCATCCTCGATGCGGGACGGTGGGCGCCCAGCGGCCTGAACAACCAGCCGTGGCGGTTCCTGGTGATCACCCGCGACGATGAACGGCACGAGAAGCTCGCCGAATGCACCAAGTACGCGCACATCGTCCGCGGCTCCCAGGCCTGCATCGCGGTCCTGCTCGAAAAAGAGGCCATGTACAGCGAGATGAAGGACCACCAGGGTGCCGGGGCATGCATCCAGAACATGCTGCTGGCCGCCCATGCCCTGGGCATAGGCTCGGTCTGGATCGGCCAGATCGTCAACGACCAGGCCGCATCCCTGGGCGCGCTCTCCCTTTCCGAAAACCAATACGAACTCCAGGCGGTCATTGCCCTGGGCCGTCCGGCCCAGAAGGGCGGCTCCAGCCGCAAGGAGCTTGCCGAACTCATGCTGGAGACATTCTGA
- a CDS encoding MBL fold metallo-hydrolase → MTIKDYQLGPLQTNCYLLAGETEAVAIDPGGDPAPVLAFLEKSGLTLTHILNTHLHFDHTAGNKALSDATGAPVLGNKRDAYLLDTWLGKGGDMGLPLIDPFEWDNLEPGARAFAGLECRILHTPGHSEGSLTFYFPEAKAAFVGDLIFYRSIGRTDFPGGDMDVLKRSVKEHIFTLPDETVILSGHGPETTVGDEKNHNPFFGGF, encoded by the coding sequence ATGACCATCAAAGACTACCAACTGGGACCGCTCCAGACCAACTGCTACCTGCTGGCCGGGGAGACCGAAGCCGTGGCCATCGATCCGGGCGGCGATCCGGCACCGGTCCTGGCCTTCCTCGAGAAAAGCGGCCTGACCCTGACGCACATCCTGAACACCCACCTCCACTTCGACCACACGGCGGGCAACAAGGCCCTGTCCGACGCCACGGGCGCGCCGGTGCTCGGCAACAAACGCGACGCCTATCTCCTGGACACATGGCTCGGCAAGGGCGGGGACATGGGGCTGCCGCTCATCGACCCCTTCGAGTGGGACAACCTGGAACCGGGCGCACGGGCGTTCGCCGGCCTGGAATGCCGCATCCTGCACACGCCGGGGCACTCCGAAGGCAGCCTGACGTTCTACTTCCCCGAGGCCAAGGCGGCCTTTGTGGGCGACTTGATCTTCTACCGCTCCATCGGTCGAACGGACTTCCCGGGCGGAGACATGGACGTGCTCAAGCGGTCCGTCAAGGAACACATCTTCACCCTGCCCGACGAGACCGTGATCCTGTCCGGCCACGGGCCGGAAACCACGGTGGGCGACGAGAAGAACCACAACCCCTTTTTCGGAGGATTCTGA
- a CDS encoding ComF family protein, with protein sequence MIPRILDLARRIGLTARRCPACGAVTHAPAKTDGNTLCADCARAMAPRTGGYCPGCGHMSGRKDDPPSLCPECRRTPPPWARLHFHGKYADPLRTLILGYKFGGGFGHARLLADMAERAFNGTGNAVPDVIVPVPLHSRRLMWRGFNQATEMSRLLSRKLGRPMLQNGLVRTRNTVPQTRLGHRERQANIKDAFTADPGQVRGKTVLLVDDVYTTGATLRECARTLNRAGAAAVEVLVLARAQQEPC encoded by the coding sequence ATGATCCCCCGGATTCTTGATCTCGCCCGCAGGATAGGCCTGACGGCCCGGCGCTGCCCCGCCTGCGGCGCGGTGACGCACGCCCCTGCGAAGACCGACGGCAATACGCTCTGCGCCGACTGCGCCCGGGCCATGGCCCCGCGGACCGGTGGGTACTGCCCGGGCTGCGGCCACATGTCCGGCCGTAAGGACGACCCGCCCTCGCTGTGCCCCGAATGCCGCCGCACGCCCCCGCCCTGGGCCCGGCTCCATTTCCACGGCAAATACGCCGACCCCCTGCGCACCCTGATCCTCGGCTACAAGTTCGGCGGAGGCTTCGGCCATGCCCGGCTGCTGGCGGACATGGCCGAGCGGGCCTTCAACGGGACCGGGAACGCCGTGCCGGACGTCATCGTTCCGGTTCCCCTGCACAGCAGACGGCTCATGTGGCGAGGGTTCAACCAGGCCACCGAGATGTCCCGTCTCCTGTCGCGGAAACTGGGCAGGCCCATGCTCCAAAACGGCCTCGTGCGGACCAGGAACACGGTGCCCCAGACCCGCCTGGGACACAGGGAGCGCCAGGCCAACATCAAGGATGCCTTCACCGCCGACCCCGGACAGGTCAGGGGCAAGACCGTGCTCCTGGTGGACGACGTGTACACCACGGGCGCGACCCTGCGGGAGTGCGCGCGCACCCTGAACCGGGCCGGGGCCGCCGCAGTGGAAGTGCTGGTCCTGGCCAGGGCCCAGCAGGAACCCTGCTGA
- a CDS encoding MFS transporter: MRRLYLDKNLQFIFGVTLMAVLGVSSIIPALPDIMEGLSFTPATIGLTIAVFTLPGVLLAPLVGILADRLGRKVVLVPSLFLFGGFGFACFFAQSVTQLLVLRFCQGVGAAPLGVLYGTMIGDLYEGRERGQAMGYNSSVLAMGTAGFPALGGFLALLGWNWPFLLPLVAIPLGLAISTAMDTPEPRISGSFKQYLSTALTQMKTRQALSLFATTLLTFVILYGPIVTYLPLLLDLRFHASPASIGMIFLVASGFSGLASFQLGRLAECFGQKALLGTAAVLYGLAMLLMPHAPGMWQVIPPVICFGLAQGLNIPTIMTMLTSLAPMEQRGAFMAANGLLLRLAQTVAPLVMGGIYALFGMGAVFLGGLACAAALLGLALFATRNTRPEPNTPECPRR; encoded by the coding sequence ATGCGAAGACTTTATCTCGACAAGAATCTGCAATTCATCTTCGGCGTAACCCTGATGGCCGTGCTCGGCGTGTCCTCCATCATCCCGGCCCTGCCGGATATCATGGAGGGGCTGTCCTTCACCCCGGCCACCATCGGCCTGACCATCGCGGTCTTCACCCTGCCCGGCGTGCTGCTGGCGCCCCTGGTGGGCATCCTGGCCGATCGGCTGGGGCGCAAGGTGGTGCTGGTGCCGTCCCTGTTCCTGTTCGGCGGCTTCGGATTCGCCTGCTTCTTCGCCCAATCCGTCACCCAACTGCTGGTCCTCCGCTTCTGCCAGGGCGTGGGCGCGGCCCCGCTGGGCGTGCTCTACGGGACCATGATCGGCGATCTGTACGAAGGCCGCGAACGCGGCCAGGCCATGGGCTACAATTCCTCGGTCCTGGCCATGGGCACGGCGGGCTTTCCGGCCCTGGGCGGTTTCCTGGCCCTGCTCGGCTGGAACTGGCCCTTTCTCCTGCCGCTCGTGGCCATCCCGCTGGGACTGGCCATCTCCACGGCCATGGACACGCCGGAACCCCGGATTTCCGGCAGCTTCAAGCAATATCTCTCCACCGCGCTGACCCAGATGAAAACCCGGCAGGCGCTCTCCCTGTTCGCCACCACCCTGCTGACCTTCGTCATCCTCTACGGCCCCATCGTCACCTACCTGCCGCTGCTGCTCGACCTCCGATTCCACGCCTCGCCCGCGTCCATCGGCATGATCTTCCTCGTGGCCTCGGGCTTCTCCGGCCTGGCCTCGTTCCAGCTCGGCAGGCTGGCCGAATGTTTCGGGCAAAAGGCGCTGCTGGGCACAGCGGCCGTGCTCTACGGGCTGGCCATGCTGCTCATGCCGCATGCGCCCGGCATGTGGCAGGTGATCCCGCCCGTGATCTGCTTCGGCCTGGCCCAGGGGTTGAACATCCCGACCATCATGACCATGCTGACCTCGCTGGCGCCCATGGAACAGCGCGGCGCGTTCATGGCCGCCAACGGGCTGCTCCTGCGCCTGGCCCAGACCGTGGCCCCGTTGGTCATGGGCGGCATCTACGCCCTGTTCGGCATGGGGGCCGTCTTCCTCGGCGGGCTGGCCTGCGCTGCGGCCCTCCTCGGTCTGGCCCTGTTCGCCACCCGAAACACCCGGCCCGAGCCTAATACTCCCGAATGTCCACGCCGATAA
- the proB gene encoding glutamate 5-kinase has protein sequence MTNHAINRQSVLASLKRVVVKVGSAVITTGDGLDSTAINRLADQLCGLRDRSVDVILVSSGAVAAGRQRIFERTRQTQNPADMASRQAASAVGQGRLMHDYDEAFARHGVVTAQMLLTRSGLKDRERFLNARTTMERLLEWGVIPIVNENDTVSTRELEFGDNDTLGAMCVGLTGADLFVSLTSADGVFDRNPDSSPDAKPMPTIDNICDLDIESLCDGKTSVGTGGMYSKLRAARRASQLGVPTFIVSGKGDFDILAALESKTRGTLILPRKNAVSSKKFWLAYHDDPAGSIRVDKGAAGALLRKGKSLLPIGIAGVDGCFERGALVFIRTLEGEELGVGISNFSADELCRIKGRHTDELAAILGPIPSDEAIHRDNMLLDAAI, from the coding sequence ATGACGAATCATGCGATCAATCGGCAGTCCGTTCTCGCCTCGCTCAAACGTGTGGTGGTCAAGGTCGGGAGTGCCGTCATCACCACCGGGGACGGGCTCGACAGTACGGCCATCAACCGGCTCGCGGACCAGCTCTGCGGGCTGCGGGACCGGTCCGTGGACGTAATCCTGGTCTCTTCCGGCGCAGTGGCCGCAGGCCGCCAGCGCATCTTCGAACGCACGCGGCAGACGCAGAATCCTGCCGACATGGCCTCGCGCCAGGCCGCTTCCGCCGTGGGCCAGGGACGTCTCATGCACGACTACGACGAGGCCTTTGCCAGGCACGGCGTGGTCACGGCCCAGATGCTGCTCACCCGCAGCGGCCTCAAGGACCGGGAACGGTTCCTCAACGCGCGCACCACCATGGAACGCCTCCTGGAATGGGGCGTCATCCCCATCGTCAACGAGAACGACACCGTCTCCACCCGCGAACTGGAGTTCGGCGACAACGACACCCTCGGGGCCATGTGCGTGGGGCTGACCGGAGCCGACCTGTTCGTCAGCCTGACCTCTGCGGACGGCGTGTTCGACAGGAACCCGGACAGCAGCCCGGACGCCAAGCCCATGCCGACCATCGACAACATCTGCGACCTGGACATCGAATCCCTGTGCGACGGCAAGACCTCGGTGGGCACCGGCGGCATGTACTCCAAGCTCCGGGCCGCGCGCCGCGCCTCCCAGTTGGGCGTGCCGACCTTCATCGTGTCCGGCAAGGGCGACTTCGACATCCTGGCCGCCCTCGAAAGCAAGACCCGGGGCACCCTGATCCTGCCGCGCAAGAACGCGGTGTCGAGCAAGAAATTCTGGCTCGCCTACCACGACGACCCGGCCGGTTCCATCCGGGTGGACAAAGGCGCTGCGGGCGCACTGCTGCGCAAGGGCAAATCGCTCCTGCCCATCGGCATCGCCGGGGTGGACGGCTGCTTCGAGCGCGGGGCCCTGGTCTTCATCAGGACCCTGGAAGGCGAGGAGCTGGGTGTCGGCATATCCAATTTTTCGGCCGACGAGCTGTGCCGCATCAAGGGCAGGCACACCGACGAGCTGGCCGCCATCCTCGGCCCCATTCCGTCCGACGAAGCGATCCACCGGGACAACATGCTGCTGGACGCGGCCATCTAG